The Lolium perenne isolate Kyuss_39 chromosome 6, Kyuss_2.0, whole genome shotgun sequence genome segment AGCTCCTTTAAGTACCGGCGCCCTCCCACCCTGCTCCAACCACCCAGAGCTAGCGAGCTAGACAGTGAGCGGAGCTGCAGCCTGCCAGCCCCCACCTTGTGCAGCACATCACACTCCTCGATCTCTCCGTCCGTCgcactctcctcctccaccaacaTGGCCGGCAAGGACATCGCCGCGATGGCCACCACCCGGCCCAAGAGCGTGGCGCGGCGGCTGTGGCGCGTGGTGCGCGCCGTGCTCTTCATGCTGCGCCGCGGCGTGCTGCCGACCGGCCGCAAGCTGGCCATGGACctcagcctcctcctccgccgcggcAAGATCGCCGGCAAGGCCCTCGGCGGCCTCGTCAGCTTCaaccaccagcaccaccaccaccacagcgGTGGCCTCATCTCTTCGGCGAGGTCGTCCTTCTCCTCCTCGTGCCGCGCGCTCGACCCGGCGCTCGCGGTGCACGAGCCCTCGCGCAGCCGCCGCGAGGTCGAGTTCAGCTGCAGCAACACCCCGTTCTCCGCCGCCGCCAAGGGCCGCGGCCACCACCACCGCGACGCCGACGAGGACGCCTGGTACTACGGCAACTACGACGCCGCCGACGTCGCCAAGGTCTTCGAGATGCTCAATGACGGCGGCCGCCTcttcgacgacgacggcgacgacgcgcTCCTAGCGGTGGCGCCGGCCACCGACACGCCGTCTCCCGCGCCGCGGTACTCGTCCAGGAAGCTGCGCGTCACCGACTCGCCGTTCGCGACGAGCGACAGCGACTCAGCGGGCGAGCAGCAGCAGGTGGACAGGAAGGCTGACGAGTTCATCAGGAGGTTCTACGACCAGCTGCGCGCGCAGAGGAGCCGCGCCGCCACGCCGGACAGCTACGGCTACGCCGCCGGCTCGTACGCCGGGCACTCTCCACGGCCGGTCGCCGCTGGCATCGCTTAATCAAGATCCTTGGCTTAGAGGAGGGAGCGCGAGGCGGCCAGCGGTCGCCCGGCCGGCAGGAGAGAGCGCCTAGGCATGCCGCATGCACAAGTCTCTCTACGTTCACGCTTGTCCTTGTACTACACGAGTACATTTTGATGTTTAATTAAGAGAGATTTTGCTGTCTTCCCCGTGGAGGCTTCAAGGATCTTGCACAAGCTGTCGTTGATTCTTGGCCCGCTTCCATGAATCCTTCATGTTTAGATTTGGATTTTGTAAGCTTTCTAAGGCTCTAATTCAAGAAACTATCATCCACTTAGTATATCTGTCTGGTAGTGCTACATAAAGCACCTGGCATATGTGGAGGATTAAACAAacaaggaagaaagaaatgtagaATCGGATAATCTTCCGGGAATTTTGTATGGTACACTAGTGGTACTACTGGCTTTGGCATGTTGGTTGGGTGTGTCGGATGGTACAACAGTGTTTGCAGTTCACAACTCGTCATTCTTTATGGTTGGAACTTTTGTTGACCACTGGGGATCACAACCTTGGCTAGAATTTATGTGGATGCATATGCACAACAGTACTATTATTCAACCAAACAACCTTTTGTTGAAATATTCAATTAGGTATTGAGTGAGCACGACATTGCCGGTCTATATTTTTTTCTCATGTGTACTGTTGGATTTGTTTGAGTTAATCCCCTAGTCATTTTTCTATGGATTTCTTTGGCACAAACTTTCATACTCTCTCCgattcaaattaattgactcaactttatctTGATACAACACGTTTGTTGACTAGATACATTTGTATCTAgataaaattgagtcaattaatatgaatcggagggtctATGAATTTTCCATTCCCCTCGAACCTCTAGGTAAAGATCCTTTGTTTTGTCACACCCCCTTCCCATTTtgaaaaacccttgaccaacttgcACCGTACCGGGAAATAGTGAATGAATTCAAATTAACCAATCAACAACATCCAAACTTGCAACCAATTTTAAGAAACCAAACAAGTAACTAGTGTTGGTTATTTGGAGAAGTACTAATCTGAACACGGGTAACTTACGAACTCAAATAGCAAAGCTGCATATCTTAAGTTTCGAATAATTATGAAAACAACTCATAGATGCACGTATGCAATCATGGTCATACATCTTTTTGGTAAATATTTATGGAAAGCTTGCTAAAAATTCACAATAATTTACAACTTATGTAACTTGTATCAGGGTTCTTTTACAATGGGCAATGAGCAAACCACTCGGTTTTGGGAAGACACATTGTTAGGGGATGCACCTCTACTTAccagtatcccgtcccttgtaataTTGTTATAAACCGAAAAAAGTGTTATGGTTTATGATGTACCATTAGTCAATCCTTTGAATATTGAATTTCGAAGTGTTCTATCTGCTCAAAATTTCACGGCGTTGCTATTTTTAGTCGAGAGACTAATGTCGGTTTTGTGGACAAATGAACCAGACAAGTTCATTTGGTCGCTTACTCCACCATGATGTTTTCCAGTTAAATCTTTACATGCATACTTGTTAAACGGACACATGGTTTTCATACGCAAATATATTTGAACTAAAGGTTTCGCTGAAGATTAAGATCTTTACGTGATTCCTTCATAAGAAAGTTGTTTTTAAAAAAAAAGTATAACCTAGAAAGGTGTAATTGAAATGGTTGTAAGAAGTGTGCTTTTTATGATTCCCATCAGTATAGCAATCATTTAGTTTTATAGATGTTCTTTTGCACTTCTGATTTGGAGAGCGATTCATTTAACCTTTTGTATATCACCACCTGCTAATGTTATGAATATGTTCGGTAGTTAGCTTAATAGGATGGATAAAATAACTATGTACAAATTAGAGTTGGGACATGTGCTTTGGTTTGGGCATTATGTAATCGCTAAATTAACATTGTTTTTAACAAGAAAGGGAATGCTATTTTACTGCAGGTTATTTGTATGGCTAATTATTGGATCCACAAATGGTTCTACCTTCTTCCGAAGACGTAACGAGCACATGTAAATTCTGGATGCAGCCATCAAGAGACGGTTGCACGGGCTATCTTCGGTCATGCTAGCCGGCGGTTTACTAGATGACTGCATTATGCATAGGTGTCGAGTCCTGTTTGTTAATTTTTCTATATAAGCTTTGTGATCCATGAGATGTAAATTCGGATTATGTTGCTCTGAAACTCAAAATAAATGATTGTGCGCAACTATGAATTAATTTGTGCAAAGGACAGGCTATGTTCCCCTTTCCGACGGGAAAAAAAATGCCTGATATGGTTAACTTTTTAGGTTTGAAAATTACAATATAAAATATTTCAAAAGATTTATACTATATATTCGTGATATGTTGAAAGGGGCAGTGTACTGCAATTACACCCCACCCACTAGTCGTCCCACTAGAGAACGCTTTGCTGCTATGCTCCTTGTTATCGTCCCCGCGCAAATTAACCAACAAGGGGCGACAAAACCGATAACTATGCTTGTGAACTGAAGTAGAAATTCTGTAGAAAGCAGTAGCCACAGCCCGAGCCTCGTCAGATCAAGCGGTCTGCCCATTCGCAGCGCACTGGAAGGAGTCCAGGTCGCGGCCGGCGCCATGAATTCCTGCCGGCTGCCAGGTCAAATTACCATCTGCGGAGAGGACTTGGCGGCATGTTGAGTCGTTGAAGGCAAGCACTCCCCTTTCACGAGCCGACCGAGGACCACGGCGGCGGACACAGCTTCTCTCCGCGGTGACTATTTAAACCTTGTGCCGGCGCCTGATATCGTTTAAACCTTAGCCAGCAAGAGCATCCCTAGCGACCCGACGCAACAAAAGTACTTTTTTGTATTCGTTTTCATTTCTTTAGAATGAGCTGTGGATGATAAATTGGTTGCACCACCTTTCTTGTCCATTTAGGTCGGGGGCTGCCCAGATGCACGAGGTAAATATTATTTTTGTAGATTTTAATGAtagaaacataatttacatagataaaaagaaaaaaacattaaaattaattggCCAAAACTTAGGCCTACTCTACCACTCGTCGTCATCATCCTGCGTGTGGTCCATGATCATCGGTAGCTCCCACACCCACTTGGGTGCCGACGCTAGCAGACGGTACACCGGCGATGATGGCGGAGGATGAGCTCCTAGGCCAGTTGGGCACCCATGACGGCAGAGGATATGCCGTTGGAAAAGGAGGAGAGGGCGGGGCAGGCTCATGACACTACTCTCACGGCCACCGTGGCGCGTGAGGCCTCCTCCTCGAACAACCCATCTGACATGAGTGTCGCGGCATAAGAAGGAGGCTTGCGCGATGGCGGCTCCTGTGATGCCTCCTCGCCCATGCCTTTCAACATGATAAGGATTTGGTCCTCTATGCCCTGTTCATTGGCCTTCTCTACCAAGTAAGGGAGGTAGGCGCTGAAATCGTTGGTGTTGTCAGGTTCCTCCTCGCCCAGGGCATGGCCACCGTACTCGACCGccatctcctcctccaccaccttcaCTTGCGCTTGCCGGGGAGCGTCGTAGTTGAACTCGTCGTCGATGAGGAACCCCGATCGGCGACGAGGCTCCCACTAATGATTGCCGAATGTATCTGATACTAGCGAGTTGTTGATGTACGCTAGGTCCGTGAGGACAGCCGAAGGCAAAAGTGACCGGTGGCGAGCGATCTCCTGGCGCCGCTCGCGTCCCTTCGCGGCACTAGGAGCATGTGCAACTTTCTATGGTTTAGGAGCTAGCCACCGCGGAGGTGGAAGCCGTGCCGCCCCATGCAAGTACTGTTATTATAGGGCGCCCGCACCACATCCACGCTCATGGGGACACGTTTGTGAGGCTTCTTAGGCTTCCCCAGTGATGATCCTTCCTCGTGACCTCTTTTCGGCTTTCCGCATGTCCACCCTTTTTCCATGGTTGTCCTAAAGGGGCGTTGCATGTGCTCTGGGAAGTGGCAATGGTGGGGGTGTGATATTGGAAGTGGCGGGGCGGTGCCGCCGCCTTAGAAAAGGAAAGGGACGCGGCAGACACTGATTGATGGCGCTGTAGAAGACCAACCGCTAGTCCTGGCGTAGACAATGAACTCAAAGCAGGCCATTTATGGCGCCATAGTGACCAACGCgcgggggagggggaggggggctgATCCGCGTGTGCAGAAGAAATCAAAGGGGCCGCTGACCCGTCACCAAGTGGGCCCAAGGCAAACACATGAACCACGTATCCACGTCGACACAATTCTAGCCCAAATTTAGATCATAAATGGATCATCGGGGACATGCGGGTCCGTTTCCATGAACCATCGAGCTGAAATTTTATTTACCCGCCTGCCCGCCACTGTTGGTGTGGGAGCCACTGaatatttttttcgataaagggaatatattaaaatAAAAAAGATACAATTACACCTagactctgcaacaacgcaccaccctaatggcactgcagatgcacacagccaaaaaaaggaaaagaaaactaagaaacaaaagtcctgtTACAGTATCtcaggcctaacaacagcaatacatccaccgccaaaacaacacctgaaatacatactctccaaaaacgacgcctccaagaagggaacagtgctctaacaccgtcgtcacccgatcaacgatcttaggttttcaccctgtaaatagtccccgctctcaaaacaatgcctccaacaaggtcattgccaagcacaaccagttaaggccagaccttgtgtTTTCactctgaaaggtaggactctgaacttcaccttgtcgcccccactttcataccgctgctgtgaagcccggaacaccaaacaagtccctcaacagggcggatacttgaacctcccttagctattcCACCCCTCCAgccttcatgaacttctcttcttccgactttcatcatggatccatagtcacttgatgtcaacacagaaaaagagcttcgcgtcgctccctccagaaccaatcggtcggaataaaagcatgggtgcgcacgaccaccGAATACCactgatccagcaaactccaggcaaaaagcactgttacattcgctgacggagccttccggaactcaacactccggccagatcacgagtccagacctccagtaggtcttcctcttcacgcaagagagaccttatgaccaccgcctttattcaggtcggacccccacgtcggcgaccatcctgggctggtcactccaaccctccaccggcgacaccgtcgCCAGCTTCCATGcttctccatctcgccgccggaacgcggtgatagatcgatagatccaccaccaacCGTAGGCCGACCCTATCCGGCGAAGAAAGGATcgactcattgtttcacgcaaccctaagttttcataatcgtcgagtacttttcggctgaaaccttcgagatctacttgccctctacttcgaactaaatcctagtctacaatacgtaggcattgataagttaatcccttgtcacctccACCGTCGTTCCCAAGGTTGCTGCCCCGGGCGATGACATAGGAAAGAAGGTTGGTGCGCcgacctcgtgtcgcgggtgaagcccgagatcgcctccactcaccgacgagaggcggggggggggggggggggggagggggaggggggaattggcgcaggccatgggtctggccgccgcccaccaccagc includes the following:
- the LOC127307846 gene encoding uncharacterized protein, whose product is MAGKDIAAMATTRPKSVARRLWRVVRAVLFMLRRGVLPTGRKLAMDLSLLLRRGKIAGKALGGLVSFNHQHHHHHSGGLISSARSSFSSSCRALDPALAVHEPSRSRREVEFSCSNTPFSAAAKGRGHHHRDADEDAWYYGNYDAADVAKVFEMLNDGGRLFDDDGDDALLAVAPATDTPSPAPRYSSRKLRVTDSPFATSDSDSAGEQQQVDRKADEFIRRFYDQLRAQRSRAATPDSYGYAAGSYAGHSPRPVAAGIA